One genomic window of Gossypium hirsutum isolate 1008001.06 chromosome D11, Gossypium_hirsutum_v2.1, whole genome shotgun sequence includes the following:
- the LOC121223238 gene encoding uncharacterized protein: protein MEGKVVTRHETVAKIVSMHAEIEVLKEKLPTVREVDIDRWKPPQASWVKLNFDAAYKVQSNKSCSGFIIRNEKGEVMGSGITLHSNVLDAGLAEALACYQGLLFTKEMGFTKVEVEGDARVVIEKINQEENGRAHLDSIIADIKAFERFFHQISVKHVRREANRVAHPIAREGYSRLENTFWMEDISAVAKELVAAEETSNVL, encoded by the coding sequence ATGGAAGGCAAAGTAGTAACAAGACATGAGACAGTAGCAAAAATTGTGAGTATGCATGCTGAAATCGAAGTTTTGAAGGAGAAATTACCTACTGTTAGAGAGGTGGATATCGATCGATGGAAACCCCCACAAGCTTCATGggtaaaattgaattttgatgcAGCCTACAAAGTTCAATCGAATAAGTCCTGTTCGGGGTTCATCATTAGAAACGAGAAAGGGGAAGTTATGGGTAGTGGGATTACTCTTCACTCCAACGTTTTGGATGCGGGTTTGGCTGAAGCTTTAGCTTGCTATCAAGGTCTCCTTTTTACTAAAGAAATGGGGTTCACAAAAGTAGAGGTTGAAGGAGATGCGCGGGTAGTAATTGAGAAAATCAATCAGGAAGAAAATGGTAGAGCACATTTGGACTCGATTATAGCAGACATCAAAGCATTTGAAAGGTTTTTTCATCAGATTAGCGTTAAACATGTTAGAAGAGAGGCTAATCGAGTGGCTCATCCCATTGCTAGGGAGGGTTACAGTAGATTAGAAAATACCTTTTGGATGGAAGACATTTCGGCGGTGGCGAAAGAGCTGGTGGCTGCTGAAGAGACGAGCAACGTTTTGTAA